In one Nocardia tengchongensis genomic region, the following are encoded:
- a CDS encoding FAD-binding dehydrogenase, translating into MIENPDVIVVGAGLAGLVATHELVKAGRRVLVLDQENRANLGGQAFWSLGGLFFVDSPEQRRLGVKDSLELAMQDWLGSAGFDREDEDHWARQWARAYVQFAATEKRQYLHDLGLRVTPLVGWAERGGESADGHGNSVPRFHLTWGTGPEVVRVFLEPVLAAEQRGQVGFAFRHRVDDLIVENDAVVGVRGSVLEASSEERGVASSRNIEGEFEFRAEAVIVSSGGIGHNHDLVRRNWPTDRLGPCPEHMISGVPAYVDGRMLGITEAAGGRIVNRDRMWHYTEGIHNWDPVWPDHAIRIIPGPSSLWFDANGKRMTAPAFPGFDTNATMKQILATGYDYSWFILTQSIIEKEFALSGSEQNPDITGKDLKLTLKSRVAKGAPGPVEAFKQHGVDFVVADTLPELIAGMNKISRGPQLDPADIERQIVARDRNIEHNFSKDAQLMAVNNARRYLGDKLGRVATPHKILDPAHGPLIGVRLNILTRKTLGGLQTNLDSQVIRPDGTPFPGLYAAGEVAGFGGGGVHGYNALEGTFLGGCIFSGRAAGRALGRTLK; encoded by the coding sequence ATGATCGAGAACCCCGATGTCATCGTGGTCGGCGCCGGTCTGGCCGGTCTCGTCGCCACGCACGAGCTGGTCAAGGCGGGTCGCCGCGTGCTCGTGCTGGATCAGGAGAACCGCGCCAACCTGGGCGGGCAGGCGTTCTGGTCGCTGGGCGGGCTGTTCTTCGTGGACAGTCCCGAACAGCGCCGACTCGGCGTCAAGGACAGCCTCGAACTGGCCATGCAGGACTGGCTCGGCTCGGCCGGCTTCGACCGTGAGGACGAGGACCACTGGGCGCGGCAATGGGCGCGCGCATACGTACAGTTCGCCGCCACCGAGAAGCGGCAGTACCTGCACGATCTCGGGCTGCGGGTGACCCCGCTGGTCGGCTGGGCCGAGCGTGGCGGCGAATCCGCGGACGGGCACGGCAATTCGGTGCCGCGCTTCCACCTCACCTGGGGTACCGGGCCCGAAGTGGTGCGCGTGTTCCTGGAACCGGTGCTCGCCGCCGAACAGCGCGGACAGGTCGGCTTCGCGTTCCGGCACCGGGTGGACGACCTCATCGTCGAGAACGACGCCGTCGTCGGTGTGCGCGGCAGCGTGCTCGAAGCATCGTCCGAGGAGCGCGGCGTCGCGTCGTCACGGAATATCGAGGGCGAGTTCGAGTTCCGCGCCGAAGCGGTGATCGTCTCCTCCGGCGGCATCGGCCACAATCACGACCTGGTGCGCCGCAACTGGCCCACCGACCGCCTCGGGCCCTGCCCCGAGCACATGATCTCCGGCGTGCCCGCCTACGTGGACGGCCGCATGCTCGGCATCACCGAGGCCGCCGGCGGGCGGATCGTGAACCGGGACCGCATGTGGCACTACACCGAGGGCATCCACAACTGGGATCCGGTGTGGCCCGATCACGCCATCCGCATCATCCCCGGGCCGTCGTCGCTGTGGTTCGACGCCAATGGAAAGCGCATGACCGCACCGGCTTTCCCGGGCTTCGACACCAACGCCACCATGAAGCAGATCCTGGCGACCGGCTACGACTATTCGTGGTTCATCCTGACGCAGTCGATCATCGAGAAGGAGTTCGCGCTCTCGGGCTCGGAACAGAATCCCGATATCACCGGCAAGGATCTGAAACTCACCCTCAAGAGCCGGGTGGCCAAGGGCGCGCCCGGCCCGGTCGAGGCGTTCAAGCAGCACGGCGTGGACTTCGTGGTCGCCGACACCCTGCCGGAGCTGATCGCGGGCATGAACAAGATCTCGCGCGGCCCGCAGCTGGATCCGGCCGACATCGAACGCCAGATCGTGGCCCGCGACCGGAACATCGAGCACAACTTCAGCAAGGACGCCCAGCTGATGGCCGTCAACAACGCGCGGCGCTACCTGGGCGACAAGCTGGGCCGGGTGGCGACGCCGCACAAGATCCTCGATCCCGCGCACGGCCCGCTGATCGGGGTGCGGCTCAATATCCTGACCCGCAAGACGCTGGGCGGTCTGCAGACCAACCTCGACTCCCAGGTCATCCGCCCCGACGGCACCCCGTTCCCGGGGTTGTACGCCGCGGGTGAGGTCGCCGGGTT
- a CDS encoding winged helix-turn-helix domain-containing protein — translation MPTSPTGSLSLAAARRIALAAQGFGAARPSAPPTRRTVLKVLDSTRLLQLDSVSAVVRAHYAPVFSRIGPYDRALLDGAAWGHSARRPRQLIEYWAHEAALLPVADWPLMRWRMVQYRHGRWNGMRQVLERNPALADDVLGVVKEYGPSTAGEIERHLELDRPRAKDNWGWNYSDTKVVCEALFAAGELTVPRRVGFQRHYDLAAAVLPADVVTREPEEADAIRELVRRAARAHGVGTETDLRDYYRLSRRQTEPAIADLLDAGELEQVSVAGWDKPAYLHTEARTPRRVTGAALLCPFDPLIFFRDRTERLFDFHYRIEIYTPEHKRVHGYYVFPFLLDGELVARVDLRADRASGRLLVPGAFTEPGRDAVLVARALAGALREMADWLELETVEVGEKGDLAPVLRREIA, via the coding sequence GTGCCGACTTCGCCCACCGGATCCCTGTCACTCGCCGCGGCGCGCCGCATCGCACTCGCCGCCCAGGGCTTCGGGGCCGCACGGCCCAGCGCACCGCCCACCCGGCGCACGGTCCTGAAGGTCCTCGACAGCACCCGGTTGCTGCAGCTGGACTCGGTGTCGGCGGTGGTGCGCGCGCACTACGCGCCGGTGTTCAGCCGGATCGGACCCTACGACCGGGCTCTGCTCGACGGAGCCGCCTGGGGCCACAGCGCCCGTCGGCCGCGGCAGCTGATCGAATACTGGGCCCACGAAGCGGCCCTGCTGCCGGTGGCGGACTGGCCGCTCATGCGCTGGCGCATGGTGCAGTACCGGCACGGCCGCTGGAATGGTATGCGGCAAGTGCTGGAACGTAATCCGGCGCTGGCCGACGATGTGCTGGGCGTGGTCAAGGAGTACGGGCCGAGCACGGCGGGGGAGATCGAACGGCACCTGGAGCTGGATCGGCCACGGGCCAAGGACAATTGGGGCTGGAACTACAGCGACACCAAGGTGGTGTGCGAGGCGCTGTTCGCGGCGGGGGAACTGACGGTGCCGCGGCGGGTCGGCTTCCAGCGGCATTACGACCTGGCGGCCGCGGTGCTGCCCGCCGACGTGGTGACCCGCGAACCGGAGGAGGCCGACGCGATCCGCGAGCTGGTGCGGCGGGCGGCGCGGGCGCACGGGGTCGGCACCGAGACCGATCTGCGGGACTACTACCGGCTCAGCCGCCGTCAAACCGAGCCCGCCATCGCCGATCTCCTCGATGCGGGGGAGTTGGAGCAGGTCAGTGTCGCGGGCTGGGACAAGCCCGCCTACCTGCACACCGAGGCGCGCACGCCACGCCGGGTCACGGGCGCGGCACTGCTGTGCCCCTTCGATCCGCTGATCTTCTTCCGCGACCGCACCGAGCGGCTGTTCGACTTCCACTACCGCATCGAGATCTACACGCCCGAACACAAACGCGTGCACGGCTATTACGTCTTCCCGTTCCTGCTCGACGGCGAACTGGTCGCGCGGGTGGACCTGCGCGCCGATCGCGCGAGCGGGCGGCTGCTGGTGCCGGGCGCGTTCACCGAGCCCGGCCGCGACGCGGTGCTCGTGGCTCGCGCGCTGGCCGGGGCGCTGCGGGAGATGGCGGACTGGCTCGAGCTGGAGACGGTCGAGGTGGGCGAAAAGGGCGATCTCGCACCGGTTTTGCGGCGCGAGATCGCCTAG